One window of the Salvia miltiorrhiza cultivar Shanhuang (shh) chromosome 6, IMPLAD_Smil_shh, whole genome shotgun sequence genome contains the following:
- the LOC130989262 gene encoding pentatricopeptide repeat-containing protein At4g35130, chloroplastic, whose product MAKESLNLRLQIAPPISEHRYFPAIIQASKKSPNHELRIRYHNSRKSTTSASRREFRSVEGSILSIKRLLYYVNNGCLETALQLFDKMGKSKTFVWNVMIRGLVDSGLFQEAIEMYYQMRIEGIEADNFTFPFVIKACVGLKEGKNVHSTVIKLGFDLDIYVCNALIVMYAKVGCVEDSERVFERMPVRDLVSWNSMVSVYVLVGDGWSSLMCFKKMQRVGVGLDRISCISALGACVLEHRLLSGKEIFCQVLKNGLELHPMIQSSVIDMFGKCGGVDYAERFCDRIAEKNVVVWNSMIGAYAGNKKPFESFACVEMMQDANSYMAPDTVTLINLLPSCSNLRALLQGKTIHGYAFRKGFLSHLVLETALVDMYGKCGRLVLAESVFFRMKTRNLVSWNAMIAAYVQNSKDRGAIETFRDLQLAPYVPDEITFASTLAAYAEIALPKEGEQIHGLICKFGFSLGVYVANALIHMYSKCGDLEAARKIFDRLEFKDLVSWNTIIMAYAIHGSGAYCFRLFSDMINEGHEPNGSTFVSLLSACSITGIVDEGWEFFYSMKRDYGVDPGIEHYGCMLDLLGRAGNLERAKRLIEEMPLEPTSRIWGSLLAASRHHRDITLAELAANHIFSLDGDNTGCYVLLANMYAEVGRWEDVERVRSLMKKQGLKMTSSCSILEHNGRTHKFKNHDRSQSYAVYEALDVLSRKIGENGVHCSSVSKFKPTESLKARGNSPMFHSVRLATCFGLIKTTIGEIVLIRKNVRLCEDCHSATKKISLVTKREIVVGDSKMYHHFKDGRCSCGDYW is encoded by the coding sequence ATGGCTAAAGAATCGCTAAATCTCCGCCTCCAAATCGCACCTCCCATCTCAGAACACAGATATTTTCCCGCAATAATCCAAGCTTCaaaaaaatccccaaatcaTGAGCTTCGAATCAGATACCATAATTCGAGGAAAAGCACCACCTCCGCAAGTAGAAGGGAGTTTAGGAGTGTCGAGGGTTCGATCTTGTCGATTAAAAGACTGCTTTATTATGTGAACAATGGTTGTTTGGAAACTGCACTCCAACTGTTCGACAAAATGGGCAAGTCAAAAACCTTTGTTTGGAATGTTATGATAAGGGGGTTAGTTGATTCTGGGCTGTTTCAAGAAGCGATAGAGATGTATTATCAGATGCGAATTGAAGGGATTGAAGCAGATAATTTTACTTTCCCTTTCGTGATCAAGGCGTGTGTTGGTTTGAAGGAAGGGAAGAATGTTCACTCCACTGTTATTAAGCTTGGTTTTGATTTAGATATCTATGTATGCAATGCACTGATTGTGATGTATGCTAAGGTTGGCTGCGTTGAGGATTCGGAGAGAGTTTTTGAGAGGATGCCGGTAAGGGAtttggtttcatggaattcaatggTGAGTGTTTATGTCTTGGTTGGAGATGGTTGGAGCTCGTTAATGTGCTTCAAGAAAATGCAGAGAGTTGGAGTTGGACTCGATAGGATCAGTTGTATCAGCGCTTTGGGTGCTTGTGTGCTTGAACATCGTTTGTTGAGTGGGAAGGAGATCTTCTGCCAAGTGCTTAAAAACGGGCTTGAACTACATCCAATGATCCAGAGCTCAGTCATTGATATGTTTGGGAAATGTGGTGGGGTCGATTATGCTGAGAGATTCTGCGACAGAATTGCAGAGAAGAATGTGGTTGTTTGGAATTCGATGATTGGTGCATATGCAGGGAACAAGAAGCCATTCGAGTCATTTGCTTGTGTGGAGATGATGCAAGATGCTAATAGCTACATGGCACCGGATACTGTCACGTTGATTAACTTGCTTCCGTCGTGCTCAAACCTCAGAGCGCTGTTGCAAGGCAAAACCATTCATGGATATGCATTTAGGAAAGGTTTCTTGTCTCATTTAGTGTTGGAGACCGCCCTCGTTGACATGTATGGTAAGTGTGGGAGGTTGGTTCTTGCAGAGAGTGTGTTTTTTCGTATGAAGACGAGAAACTTAGTGTCGTGGAATGCCATGATTGCTGCTTATGTCCAGAACTCGAAGGACAGGGGAGCCATAGAAACTTTTAGAGATTTGCAGCTTGCACCTTATGTACCTGATGAGATAACATTTGCTTCGACTCTTGCTGCCTATGCTGAAATCGCCTTACCAAAAGAAGGGGAGCAGATTCATGGCCTAATCTGTAAATTTGGATTTTCATTAGGTGTTTATGTGGCTAATGCCTTGATTCATATGTATTCCAAATGTGGGGATCTTGAGGCTGCGCGTAAAATTTTTGATAGATTGGAGTTTAAGGATCTTGTCTCGTGGAACACTATCATCATGGCTTATGCTATTCATGGCTCCGGAGCATATTGCTTCAGGCTTTTCTCTGACATGATAAATGAGGGCCACGAGCCAAATGGAAGCACGTTTGTTTCCCTTCTTTCGGCTTGTAGCATTACTGGCATTGTAGATGAAGGTTGGGAGTTTTTTTATTCGATGAAGAGGGATTATGGAGTTGATCCTGGCATAGAACATTATGGTTGTATGCTCGATTTATTAGGCCGTGCTGGTAATCTTGAACGTGCTAAACGCCTCATAGAGGAAATGCCGTTGGAACCAACTTCTCGGATATGGGGATCTTTGTTAGCTGCAAGTCGACATCACAGAGACATCACACTGGCTGAGCTGGCTGCAAACCATATTTTCTCTTTAGATGGTGATAACACCGGGTGCTACGTTTTGCTTGCCAACATGTATGCTGAAGTCGGGAGATGGGAAGATGTGGAACGCGTTAGAAGCTTGATGAAGAAACAAGGGTTGAAGATGACCAGCAGCTGCAGCATACTCGAGCACAATGGTAGAACTCACAAGTTCAAGAATCATGACAGATCACAGAGCTATGCTGTCTATGAAGCTCTTGATGTTCTTTCAAGAAAGATAGGCGAAAACGGCGTACATTGTTCGAGTGTTTCTAAGTTCAAGCCAACAGAATCACTGAAAGCAAGAGGTAATTCTCCAATGTTCCACAGT